One Triticum dicoccoides isolate Atlit2015 ecotype Zavitan chromosome 5B, WEW_v2.0, whole genome shotgun sequence genomic window carries:
- the LOC119309453 gene encoding copper transporter 5.1-like, giving the protein MMHMTFYWGTSATILFDGWRTSAWTGYLLSLLALFLAAAFYQYLEAFRIRVKLLAGAKADPLPPPAGSDARAPLLAPGSAAFLDGRWPARVATAALFGVNAGIGYLLMLAVMSFNGGVFIAVVLGLAAGYLAFRSGDVDGDDLVVVDNPCACA; this is encoded by the coding sequence ATGATGCACATGACCTTCTACTGGGGCACGTCCGCCACGATCCTGTTCGACGGCTGGCGCACGTCCGCGTGGACGGGCTACCTCCTCTCCCTCCTGGCGCtcttcctcgccgccgccttcTACCAGTACCTCGAGGCCTTCCGGATCCGCGTCAAGCTCCTCGCCGGCGCCAAGGCGGACCCCCTCCCCCCGCCCGCCGGCTCCGACGCGAGGGCCCCGCTGCTAGCGCCGGGCTCCGCCGCCTTCCTGGACGGGCGCTGGCCGGCGCGGGTGGCCACGGCGGCGCTCTTCGGGGTCAACGCGGGCATAGGGTACCTCCTCATGCTCGCCGTCATGTCGTTCAACGGCGGGGTGTTCATCGCCGTGGTGCTCGGGCTCGCGGCCGGCTACCTCGCGTTCCGCAGCGGCGACGTGGACGGGGACGACCTCGTCGTGGTCGACAACCCCTGCGCCTGCGCCTAG